Proteins from a genomic interval of Lolium perenne isolate Kyuss_39 chromosome 1, Kyuss_2.0, whole genome shotgun sequence:
- the LOC127299914 gene encoding uncharacterized protein yields MAAALKLVPASHFFLFQCTSNPTRSDPQPSDPVPTGPRPVSPPACSPPSVRQAPIRCSAFASSRIGSRSGVVRYDKFSGCSSTSFNRYEDMLDEDDVSKVTLPAWPGQGYGRR; encoded by the exons ATGGCTGCTGCTCTCAAGCTCGTCCCCGCCTCCCACTTCTTCTTATTCCAGTGCACCAGTAATCCGACAAGATCTGATCCGCAGCCCAGTG ATCCGGTGCCTACTGGGCCTCGGCCCGTGTCGCCGCCAGCTTGCTCCCCGCCCAGCGTGCGGCAGGCCCCTATCCGCTGCTCAG catttgcttcttcccggataggatcgcgaagtggtgtggtgagatacgacaagttctccggatgttcctcgacaagctttaacag gtatgaagatatgctcgatgaagacgacgttagcaaggttacccttccggcttggcctgggcagggttatggacgccgctga